The following proteins are co-located in the Apium graveolens cultivar Ventura chromosome 5, ASM990537v1, whole genome shotgun sequence genome:
- the LOC141724745 gene encoding uncharacterized protein LOC141724745 encodes MVVWTALALASSVVVPINLPFHPNNWPSKLQQGNGSEEEQQGQSGHSHKWRLLISYDGTRFSGWQYQKSPPTIQCLIEQALTQVTKLERKDLCVVGASRTDAGVHAWGQVAHFSTPFNYDSLESAHAAMNGLLPPDIRVREFSAALPEFHARFSVSSKIYTYKIYNDATMDPFQRHYAYHSTYKLNTAAIKEAAQFFVGEHNFSSFVNTSRTSYSPNPVKNILRFDVIEMGPLLQLEVEGSGFLYRQVRNMVALLLQIGREAIPPDIVPKILASCDRRELAKYALAAPPHGLCLVNIKYNEKHLQLPEGCPPSSFGRHHTIRKCKLPCF; translated from the exons ATGGTAGTGTGGACGGCGTTGGCGTTGGCGTCGTCGGTGGTAGTTCCGATTAATCTCCCTTTTCATCCGAATAATTGGCCTTCT AAATTACAACAAGGGAATGGTAGTGAAGAAGAACAACAAGGGCAAAGTGGGCATTCTCATAAATGGAGATTGCTTATTTCTTACGACGGCACTCGCTTTTCAG GCTGGCAGTATCAGAAGTCACCCCCAACAATACAATGCCTTATCGAGCAAGCCTTAACTCAAGTTACAAAACTGGAAAGGAAGGATCTTTGTGTAGTCGGTGCAAGTAGGACTGATGCAGGAGTTCATGCTTGGGGTCAG GTGGCACACTTTTCTACACCTTTTAACTATGATAGCCTGGAAAGTGCTCATGCAGCAATGAATGGTCTTCTTCCTCCTGATATCCGAGTTAGAGAGTTTAGTGCAGCATTGCCGGAATTTCATGCTCGGTTTTCAGTAAGCAGCAAGATTTATACCTACAAGATATATAATGATGCAACTATGGACCCATTTCAACGGCATTATGCTTATCATAGTACTTATAAGCTCAACACAGCTGCCATAAAGGAGGCTGCACAATTTTTTGTTGGGGAGCACAACTTCTCTTCTTTTGTGAATACGTCACGCACTAGCTATTCACCAAATCCTGTGAAGAATATCCTCCGCTTTGATGTAATAGAGATG GGACCTCTTTTGCAGCTTGAAGTTGAAGGCTCTGGATTCCTCTACAGACAAGTTCGGAACATG GTTGCTCTGTTGCTTCAGATAGGACGGGAAGCAATTCCGCCTGATATTGTTCCCAAGATTTTGGCTTCTTGTGATCGCAGAGAGCTTGCAAAGTATGCCTTGGCTGCTCCACCTCATGGTCTCTGCCTTGTAAACATTAAATACAACGAAAAACATTTACAGCTTCCAGAAGGCTGTCCACCTTCTAGTTTTGGTAGACATCATACTATAAGAAAATGCAAGTTGCCATGCTTTTAA